One part of the Haliotis asinina isolate JCU_RB_2024 chromosome 2, JCU_Hal_asi_v2, whole genome shotgun sequence genome encodes these proteins:
- the LOC137271640 gene encoding cell surface glycoprotein 1-like, producing the protein MERKQSNQTEENNDDGDVEDTPDVFSPEDTPDEVPQEDTPDKFPPEDTPDEVPQEDTPDKFPTEDTPDEFPQEDTPDEFPKEDIPDEFPQEDTPDEFPKEDTPDEVPKEDTPDESPTENIPDEFPKEDTPDEYPKEDIPDEFPKEDIPDEFPTEDIPDEFPQREPPHMPASDAGSVGNKRRPLPTVLQRQQPDRTPPRTQPEDRDSGGEGDCTIDLTPPRPPGPLPRYSSSSSNSSTFSVYYTDEEDRYSSSSSNSGTYPVYYTDEVDRDSASWPDHLLAAAAAAAATGAEHDVYADELTS; encoded by the exons ATGGAAAG GAAACAATCGAACCAGACAGAAGAGaataatgatgatggtgatgtcgAGGACACCCCCGATGTGTTTTCCCCCGAGGACACACCCGATGAGGTTCCCCAAGAGGACACCCCCGATAAGTTTCCCCCCGAGGACACACCCGATGAGGTTCCCCAAGAGGACACCCCCGATAAGTTTCCCACAGAGGACACACCCGATGAGTTTCCTCAAGAGGACACACCCGATGAGTTTCCCAAGGAGGACATCCCCGATGAGTTTCCTCAAGAGGATACACCCGATGAGTTTCCCAAAGAGGACACACCCGATGAGGTTCCCAAAGAGGACACACCCGATGAGTCTCCCACAGAGAACATCCCCGATGAGTTTCCCAAAGAGGATACACCCGATGAGTATCCCAAAGAGGACATCCCCGATGAGTTTCCCAAAGAGGACATCCCCGATGAGTTTCCCACCGAGGACATACCCGATGAGTTTCCCCAACGGGAACCTCCCCATATGCCTGCTTCTGATGCTGGAAGTGTGGGAAACAAGAGGCGCCCCCTCCCAACAGTACTCCAGCGCCAACAGCCAGACAG GACGCCTCCCCGAACACAGCCCGAGGACAGAGACTCCGGGGGTGAGGGTGACTGCACGATTGACCTCACCCCACCCAGACCACCAGGTCCTCTACCCAG GTATTCTTCCTCTAGCTCGAACAGCAGCACATTCTCAGTGTACTACACAGATGAAGAGGACAG GTATTCTTCCTCTAGCTCGAACAGCGGCACATACCCAGTGTACTACACAGATGAGGTGGACAG GGACTCCGCATCTTGGCCCGACCATTTGTTagctgctgctgcagctgccGCCGCCACCGGTGCTGAACATGACGTGTATGCTGACGAGCTGACATCCTGA
- the LOC137271643 gene encoding cell surface glycoprotein 1-like yields MERKQSNQTEENNDDGDVEDTPDVFPPEDTPDEVPQEDTPDKFPTEDTPDEFPQEDTPDEVPQEDTPDKFPTEDTPDEFPQEDTPDEFPKEDIPDEFPQEDTPDEFPKEDTPDEVPKEDTPDESPTEDIPDEFPKEDTPDEYPKEDIPDEFPTEDIPDEFPQREPPHMPASDAVSVGNKRRPLPTVLQRQQPDRTPARTQPEDRDSGGEGDCTIDLTPPRPPGPLPRYSSSSSNSSTFSVYYTDEEDRYSSSSSNSSTYPVYYTDEVDR; encoded by the exons ATGGAAAG GAAACAATCGAACCAGACAGAAGAGaataatgatgatggtgatgtcgAGGACACCCCGGATGTGTTTCCCCCCGAGGACACACCCGATGAGGTTCCCCAAGAGGACACCCCTGATAAGTTTCCCACAGAGGACACACCCGATGAGTTTCCTCAAGAGGACACACCCGATGAGGTTCCCCAAGAGGACACCCCCGATAAGTTTCCCACAGAGGACACACCCGATGAGTTTCCTCAAGAGGACACACCCGATGAGTTTCCCAAGGAGGACATCCCCGATGAGTTTCCTCAAGAGGATACACCCGATGAGTTTCCCAAAGAGGACACACCCGATGAGGTTCCCAAAGAGGACACACCCGATGAGTCTCCCACAGAGGACATCCCCGATGAGTTTCCCAAAGAGGATACACCCGATGAGTATCCCAAAGAGGACATCCCCGATGAGTTTCCCACCGAGGACATACCCGATGAGTTTCCCCAACGGGAACCTCCCCATATGCCTGCTTCTGATGCTGTAAGTGTGGGAAACAAGAGGCGCCCCCTCCCAACAGTACTCCAGCGCCAACAGCCAGACAG GACGCCTGCCCGAACACAGCCCGAGGACAGAGACTCCGGAGGTGAGGGTGACTGCACGATTGACCTCACCCCACCCAGACCACCAGGTCCTCTACCCAG GTATTCTTCCTCTAGCTCGAACAGCAGCACATTCTCAGTGTACTACACAGATGAAGAGGACAG GTATTCTTCCTCTAGCTCGAACAGCAGCACATACCCAGTGTACTACACAGATGAGGTGGACAGGTAA
- the LOC137271641 gene encoding high mobility group nucleosome-binding domain-containing protein 5-like, which yields MERKQSNQTEENNDDSDVEDTPDKFSPEDTPDEVPQEDTPDKFPTEDIPDEFPQEDTPDKFPTEASPDEFPKEDTSDEFPQEDIPDEFPKEDIPDEFPTEDIPDEFPKEDTPDEFPKEDIPDEFPKEDTPDEFPKEDKPHEFPKEDIPDEFPKEDIPDEFPKEDIPDEFPQREPPHMPASDAVSVGNKRRPLPTVLQRQQPDRTPPRTQPEDRDSGGEGDCTIDLTPPRPPGPLPRYSSSSSNSSTFSVYYTDEEDRYSSSSSNSGTYPVYYTDEVDRDSASWPDHLLAAAAAAAATGAEHDVYADELTS from the exons ATGGAAAG GAAACAATCGAACCAGACAGAAGAGAATAATGATGATAGTGATGTCGAGGACACCCCCGATAAGTTTTCCCCCGAGGACACACCCGATGAGGTTCCCCAAGAGGACACCCCCGATAAGTTTCCCACAGAGGACATCCCAGATGAGTTTCCTCAAGAGGACACACCCGATAAGTTTCCCACAGAGGCCTCACCCGATGAGTTTCCCAAGGAGGACACATCGGATGAGTTTCCTCAAGAGGACATTCCCGATGAGTTTCCCAAGGAGGACATCCCCGATGAGTTTCCCACAGAGGACATCCCCGATGAGTTTCCCAAGGAGGACACACCCGATGAGTTTCCCAAGGAGGACATACCCGATGAGTTTCCCAAAGAGGACACACCCGATGAGTTTCCCAAAGAGGACAAACCCCATGAGTTTCCCAAAGAGGACATCCCCGATGAGTTTCCCAAAGAGGACATCCCCGATGAGTTTCCCAAAGAGGACATACCCGATGAGTTTCCCCAACGGGAACCTCCCCATATGCCTGCTTCTGATGCTGTAAGTGTGGGAAACAAGAGGCGCCCCCTCCCAACAGTACTCCAGCGCCAACAGCCAGACAG GACGCCTCCCCGAACACAGCCCGAGGACAGAGACTCCGGAGGTGAGGGTGACTGCACGATTGACCTCACCCCACCCAGACCACCAGGTCCTCTACCCAG GTATTCTTCCTCTAGCTCGAACAGCAGCACATTCTCAGTGTACTACACAGATGAAGAGGACAG GTATTCTTCCTCTAGCTCGAACAGCGGCACATACCCAGTGTACTACACAGATGAGGTGGACAG GGACTCCGCATCTTGGCCCGACCATTTGTTagctgctgctgcagctgccGCCGCCACCGGTGCTGAACATGACGTGTATGCTGACGAGCTGACATCCTGA